From the Micromonospora lupini genome, one window contains:
- the ileS gene encoding isoleucine--tRNA ligase — translation MAYPLHDPTAAGVPASPDLPAVERRVLEHWTADKTFEASVEARPAGDDGKNEYVFYDGPPFANGLPHYGHLFTGYVKDVVPRYQTMRGRHVERRFGWDCHGLPAEVVAEKQLGITSKAEIIDLGVARFNEACRTSVLEFTQDWERYINRQARWVDFANDYKTLDLDYMESVMWAFKTLHDKGLIYEGFRVLAYCWRCETPLSNTETRMDDVYRDRHDPTLSVWFGLTADESAPELVRGPVKLGVWTTTPWTLPSNLALAVGPDIEYAVLERDGDRYLVGAARLAAYAKELDGYEQVGTVYGRDLVGRRYTPLFDFLVEQAGENAYQVLGAEFVTTEDGTGIVHLAPAFGEDDQNVCNAAGIPTIVTVDDHTRFTALVPPYQGDQVFDVNKPVIRELKERGVVLRQDTYTHSYPHCWRCDTPLVYKAVSSWFVAVTKFRDRMVELNQEINWTPGHIKDGSFGKWLANARDWSISRNRFWGSPIPVWRSDDPNYPRLDVYGSLADIERDFGVRLSDLHRPAVDDLVRPNPDDPTGQSMMRRVPEVLDCWFESGSMPFAQVHYPFENADWFEHHYPGDFIVEYIGQTRGWFYTMHVLATALFDRPAFRNCLSHGILLGSDGRKMSKSLRNYPDVYHVFDAYGSDAMRWMLMSSPVLRGGDMAVTETLIRDAVRQVLLPLWNVWYFFSLYANADGYQARRRTDSTHLLDRYILAKTNELVSTVSAQMDAYDISGACATVRSYLDALTNWYVRRSRDRFWSGDANAFDTLSTVLETLCRVVAPLAPLTAEEIWRGLTGERSVHLTDWPEASEFPADHDLVAAMDNVRAVASAALSLRKAKGLRVRLPLSKLTVASPAAEQLRPFTDLITDEVNVKAVEFSAELAEYCQQVLTVVPRALGPRVGKQVQQVIKAVKAGEWELVDGAPVAAGVTLAEGEYELRLVAADAEHSAPLPGGEGVVVLDTEVTPELAAEGLARDVVRVVQQARRDADLDVSDRIVVSVSASEDVRAAVSAYVDFVAGEVLADSIDFAEGLDGFAGEVGEGERVTVTVRRS, via the coding sequence ATGGCCTATCCGTTGCACGACCCGACCGCCGCCGGTGTCCCGGCGAGCCCGGACCTGCCCGCGGTCGAGCGCCGGGTGCTGGAGCACTGGACGGCCGACAAGACCTTCGAGGCGTCCGTCGAGGCCCGCCCGGCCGGCGACGACGGCAAGAACGAGTACGTCTTCTACGACGGCCCGCCGTTCGCCAACGGCCTGCCGCACTACGGCCACCTCTTCACGGGGTACGTCAAGGACGTGGTGCCGCGCTACCAGACCATGCGTGGCCGGCACGTCGAGCGGCGCTTCGGCTGGGACTGCCACGGCCTGCCCGCCGAGGTGGTGGCCGAGAAGCAGCTCGGCATCACCAGCAAGGCGGAGATCATCGACCTCGGCGTGGCGCGGTTCAACGAGGCCTGCCGCACCTCCGTGCTGGAGTTCACCCAGGACTGGGAGCGGTACATCAACCGGCAGGCCCGCTGGGTCGACTTCGCCAACGACTACAAGACCCTCGACCTGGACTACATGGAAAGCGTCATGTGGGCCTTCAAGACCCTGCACGACAAGGGCCTGATCTACGAGGGTTTCCGGGTGCTGGCGTACTGCTGGCGCTGCGAGACGCCGCTGTCGAACACCGAGACCCGGATGGACGACGTCTACCGGGACCGGCACGACCCGACCCTGTCGGTGTGGTTCGGCCTGACCGCCGACGAGTCCGCCCCGGAGCTGGTGCGCGGGCCGGTCAAGCTGGGCGTCTGGACGACCACGCCGTGGACGCTGCCGTCGAACCTGGCGCTCGCCGTCGGCCCGGACATCGAGTACGCGGTGCTCGAACGCGACGGGGACCGCTACCTGGTGGGGGCGGCGCGGCTGGCCGCGTACGCCAAGGAGCTGGACGGCTACGAGCAGGTCGGCACGGTGTACGGCCGGGACCTGGTCGGACGCCGCTACACGCCGCTGTTCGACTTCCTCGTCGAGCAGGCCGGCGAGAACGCCTACCAGGTGCTCGGCGCGGAGTTCGTCACCACCGAGGACGGCACCGGGATCGTGCACCTCGCCCCGGCCTTCGGTGAGGACGACCAGAACGTCTGCAACGCCGCGGGCATCCCCACAATCGTCACCGTGGACGACCACACGCGGTTCACCGCGCTCGTCCCGCCGTACCAGGGTGACCAGGTCTTCGACGTCAACAAGCCGGTGATCCGGGAACTGAAGGAACGGGGGGTGGTGCTCCGGCAGGACACCTACACCCACTCGTACCCGCACTGCTGGCGCTGCGACACCCCGCTGGTCTACAAGGCGGTGTCGTCGTGGTTCGTCGCGGTCACGAAGTTCCGGGACCGGATGGTCGAGCTGAACCAGGAGATCAACTGGACGCCCGGCCACATCAAGGACGGCTCGTTCGGCAAGTGGCTGGCCAACGCCCGCGACTGGTCGATCAGCCGCAACCGCTTCTGGGGCTCGCCGATCCCGGTGTGGCGCTCCGACGACCCGAACTACCCCCGCCTCGATGTCTACGGCTCGCTCGCCGACATCGAACGGGACTTCGGCGTACGCCTCAGCGACCTGCACCGGCCGGCGGTGGACGACCTGGTCCGCCCCAACCCGGACGACCCGACAGGCCAATCGATGATGCGCCGGGTGCCGGAGGTGCTGGACTGCTGGTTCGAGTCCGGGTCGATGCCGTTCGCCCAGGTGCACTACCCGTTCGAGAACGCGGACTGGTTCGAGCACCACTACCCGGGTGACTTCATCGTCGAGTACATCGGGCAGACCCGCGGCTGGTTCTACACCATGCACGTGCTGGCCACCGCGCTGTTCGACAGGCCGGCGTTCCGCAACTGCCTGAGCCACGGCATCCTGCTCGGCTCGGACGGGCGCAAGATGTCCAAGAGCCTGCGCAACTACCCGGACGTGTACCACGTCTTCGACGCGTACGGCTCGGACGCGATGCGCTGGATGCTGATGTCCTCGCCGGTGCTGCGTGGCGGGGACATGGCGGTCACCGAGACGCTCATCCGCGACGCCGTCCGGCAGGTGCTGCTGCCCCTGTGGAACGTCTGGTACTTCTTCTCGCTCTACGCCAACGCGGACGGGTACCAGGCGCGGCGACGCACCGACTCGACGCACCTGCTCGACAGGTACATCCTGGCGAAGACCAACGAGCTGGTGTCGACGGTCAGCGCGCAGATGGACGCGTACGACATCTCCGGCGCCTGCGCCACCGTCCGGTCCTACCTGGACGCGCTTACCAACTGGTACGTGCGCCGCTCGCGGGACCGGTTCTGGTCCGGTGACGCCAACGCGTTCGACACCCTGTCGACGGTGCTGGAGACGCTCTGCCGGGTGGTGGCGCCGCTCGCGCCGCTGACCGCTGAGGAGATCTGGCGCGGGCTGACCGGGGAGCGCTCGGTGCACCTGACCGACTGGCCGGAGGCGAGCGAGTTCCCGGCCGACCACGACCTGGTCGCGGCCATGGACAACGTGCGGGCGGTCGCCTCGGCGGCGTTGTCGCTGCGCAAGGCCAAGGGTCTGCGGGTACGGCTGCCGCTGTCGAAGCTGACAGTGGCATCGCCGGCGGCGGAGCAGCTGCGCCCGTTCACCGACCTGATCACCGATGAGGTCAACGTGAAGGCGGTGGAGTTCAGCGCCGAGCTGGCCGAGTACTGCCAGCAGGTGCTGACCGTGGTGCCCCGGGCGCTCGGCCCACGGGTCGGCAAGCAGGTCCAGCAGGTGATCAAGGCGGTCAAGGCCGGGGAGTGGGAGCTTGTCGACGGTGCCCCGGTGGCCGCCGGCGTCACCCTGGCCGAGGGCGAGTACGAGCTGCGTCTCGTCGCGGCCGACGCCGAGCACTCCGCGCCGCTGCCCGGCGGCGAGGGCGTGGTCGTGCTGGACACCGAGGTCACCCCGGAGCTGGCCGCCGAGGGCCTGGCCCGCGACGTGGTGCGGGTGGTGCAGCAGGCCCGCCGCGACGCCGACCTGGACGTGTCGGACCGGATCGTGGTGTCGGTGTCGGCGTCCGAGGACGTGCGCGCGGCGGTGAGCGCGTACGTCGATTTCGTCGCCGGTGAGGTGCTGGCCGA